AACTTGCCGATGATTTGAAAGAAGAAAGGTCGCAAAGCCTGAGTGCATCGGCAGATATTTACCATCGTTTTGGCGCGTTTCAGGTGAACTTCCTCATCGAAGGATTCTATACCAAATTATCTGATGTCTTTGCTCTTACCGATGGGGAAGTAGTCGATGGGATTTTGACACGTACCCGCCATAATGCACCGGGTGCACGGGTAATGGGGTTGACACTGGAAGGAAAAATGGCTTACTTGAATACATTTCAGATTCAGGCAGGAGTTACTTTACAACAGAGCCATTACAGCGAACCGCATACGTGGAACGAAGATGCTCCGGCTGTGAAGAAAATGATGCGTACGCCGAATACTTACGGCTATTTTACGGCAACTTATACCCCGATAAAACCATTATCTATCGCTCTTTCCGGTACCTATACTGGTTCGATGCTTGTTCCTCACGAACCTGTTCCGGGATTCCTTGAAAATCCGATAACGGTGAATACGAAAGACTTTTTCGATATCGGTCTGAAAGCTGCCTATGATTTCAAACTCTATAAGTCGGTGAACTTGCAGGTAAACGCCGGAATACAGAATATCTTCAATGCTTATCAGAATGACTTCGATAAGGGACCCGACCGTGATTCGGGCTATATTTACGGTCCTTCGTTGCCACGAAGTTTCTTTGCCGGAGTGAAGATTAGTTATTGACGATTGTAACCTATAGTGGTGATGGGTTGTATACAACCTGTCACCACTTTTTAAATATAATGAAGTCTTAAAGAACTGGAGATAATAGATGCAAGTATAAAGTATCTTTTTTTAGGACTGAATCATACCATATCCTTGTCTACCCCGAATTTTTCATCCGTCTGACACTCTCCGGCAGGTTCCACATGCACCAGAATATCATAGACATTATCTATCGAGCTTTCAATGCTTTTCTCCACTGCCCCGGCAATCTCGTGCGCCTGTGTAATTGTTATCTGCGGATTCACCTCTATATCGAGCGTAATTATATACCGGTTCCCTATCATTCTTGACCTGACCCGGTGCGGATTGCTTGCCCCCGGTACTTTCTCGACAGCTTCGAATATCTTATTATACACATTGACATCCTTCACGCCATCCATGAGTTCCACATTCGAGTCAAGGAAAATGCCGATGGACGACTTGATGATAAAGAGGCTGATTATCAGTCCCGTTATCGAATCGAGTATCGGCAATTTGAATATAAAAGTAAAAATCAGACCAAATAAAACTCCCGCCGAGATAACGACATCATTACGCATATTTATCGCATTTGCCGTCAGCATGGAGCTGTCTATTTTCTTTCCTTGTTTGTATTGGTATGATGCCAGCAGCAGTTTCCCTACAATGGAGAATATAGTCACATAAATAGCGATAGCCGATGGGATTTCTTTCACTTCATCCGAAAAGATGCTTGTGACGGATGACAGTAGCATTTGCATGCCGGCATAAAATATCATAAGTGACAGAATTTTGGTCGCGATGCTTTCCGCTTTCTCATAACCGAACACGTATTTTTTTGAAGGCGGGCGGCTGATGACCCGTGCCGTGAAAATCATGACGACAGAGATAATGACGTCCGTCGCCGAGTCGATACCATCGCCGAGTACCGCCAGACTTCCGGCTAACAAACCGATAATGATTTTTGATGCAGACAGGATTGCATTGCCTATGGTGCTAATCCATGAGGTTTTGATTAAGATATTCTCTCTTGACATTTAAGCAGGTCTTTATCCTTAATTTGTAGTGATAATTGGGTTCAAAGATAATCATTTATAGCAATTTGTGAATCCGAGACGCAAAAAAGTTTTCATTACCTTTTAGTAGTTTGCCTGTTTTAGTTGTATTATATATAGATAGTCAATTAAAAACAGGACAAATCATTTATTAAATAGTTAACCTCATGTTCAAACAACTAAGTACCTCTTTGCTGATTGTATCAGCTTGTGTATTTTCTGCTTGCACGTCTGTTGTCAAGCAGGAAGTTGCAATTTTACCTACCCCCGTAAGTCTGACTGAGCAGTCGGGCGCCTTTGTTTTTAAGGATGAAATGAAGATAGGGGTGTCCGACCAGTCCCTCTTTCCGGCAGTCGGCTACCTGCAAGAGATTCTTCGGAACGTAGTGTCATCTTCTGTCGAAGTCACTGCTGATAAAAATCAGGTAGATGTCTATTTCCAGTTGGGGAATACTGGCGGGAACCCCGGTTCTTACAAACTTCAGTCTACACCGGAATTTATCCGGGTGGAAGCCAACGATTATTCGGGCATTATTTCCGCTGTTACCACTATCCGTCAGTTGCTTCCCGCCGAAATAGAAATGCAGGGTACGAAGCGTACTTACTCCATTCCTGCTGTACAGATAGAAGACGCTCCCCGTTTTGAGTGGCGCGGATTTATGCTGGACGCTTCCCGTCACTTTTGGAATAAAGAAGAAGTGAAGCACGTGTTGGATTTGATGTCTCTGTACAAATTGAACAAATTCCACTGGCATCTCACCGATGACCAGGGTTGGCGCATAGAGATTGAGAAATATCCGCTGCTGACAGAAAAGGGGGCATGGAGACAATTCAACAATCACGACCGTACTTGTATGGCGCGTGCGGCAGAGGAAGACAATACGGACTTCCTGATTCCTGAGGACAAACTACGGATTGTGGAAGGCGACACGTTGTATGGAGGTTATTATACGCACGATGATGTAAAAGAAATAGTGGCTTATGCCGCACAGAGAGGGATTGATGTGATACCCGAGATTGATATGCCGGGACATTTTCTGGCAGCTATCAGCCAGTATCCGGATTTAGCTTGCGACGGCTTGGTTGGTTGGGGAGAGACATTCTCTTCTCCCATCTGTCCGGGCAAAGATGCGACTTTAGAATTCTGCCGGAATGTCTTCAAGGAAGTTTTTGAACTTTTCCCTTATGAGTATGTGCATATGGGTGGAGACGAAGTGGAAAAGAATAACTGGAAGAAATGCCCCCGTTGCCAAAAACGTATCCGTACGGAGAAATTGGGTTCGGTGGAAGAGCTTCAGGCATGGTTTGTACGTGATATGGAGAAATTCTTCCATGCCAACGGAAAGAAACTCGTAGGTTGGGATGAAGTAGTGAAGGACGGATTATCTTCAGACGCTACTATTATGTGGTGGAGAAGTTGGGCGAAAGATGCACTGCCCACGGCAACAACGCAACAGCAAAAAGTGATAGCCTGTCCGAACGATTTTTTTTACTTCGACTATGCCCAAGACCAGAACTCAGTAAAGAAGATATTAGCATTCGACCCGTATGCAGACGACAGCCTGTCATCGGAACAGAAAGAATATATCTGGGGTGTACAGGCGAATCTTTGGGCGGAATGGATTCCGACAATGAAGCGCATCGAATACATGATTGTTCCCCGCATGATAGCATTGAGTGAAATAGCCTGGGCTGAGCCGGTAGCCAAACCGGAACTTGATGAGTTCTACCGTCAGCTTGTTCCGCAATTCAAGCGTATGGATGTAATGGGAGTGAACTACCGTATTCCCGATTTGCAGGGATTCTACAAGGTGAACGCGTTTATAGATGATGCTACGGTGAATCTGACTTGTCCGCTGCCGGACACTGAAATCCGCTATACAACGGATGGAAGCATGCCTAACAAGCAATCGTCTCTTTATGATGGCGCCCTGAAAATAAAGGAGACAACGGACTTTACTTTCCGTACTTTCCGCAAGGATGGTTCTCCTTCGGACGTGGTACGTACAAAATATGTCAAAGCCCCTTATGCGGAAGCTGCAACAACTCCGGCTTCTTTGCAACCCGGACTGAAAGCCGTATGGCACGACTTCCGCGGAAATCTCTGTGCGGATATTGACGCTGCTCCCATAAAGGAAGAGTACGTCATAGAATCCGTATCTATCCCCGAAGGAGTGAAGGGCGACATTGGTCTGGTACTGACCGGCTATCTGGAAGTTCCTGCCGACGGCATTTATACATTTGCCCTTCTCTCGGACGACGGCAGCACGTTGAAACTTGACGGTGAATTGCTGGGAGATAACGACGGCGCACATTCTCCGGTAGAGATTATCGTGCAGAAAGCATTGAAAGCCGGATTGCATCCGATGGAAGTACGTTATTTCGATTGTAATGGCGGTGTGCTGCAAATGGAATTGGTAAATGATAAAGGTGAAAAGACTGTTCTTCCGAAAGAATGGTTGAAACATGAATAAAAAATGTTCTCTAATAATCAGTTTTCATTAGTAATGTAATATTTAGGTCAAGTTTAGGTTAGGTCAGAAGCGGGTGAAAGTAGTGATACTTTTATCCGCTTTGTTGTATGCCCACACCAGACAATACGCTTCTCGAAGAAGGTAAGAGATTTCAATAAGAGACATCCCGGTTTATTGGATAAAGTCTTCTTTTTTATGTAATGTCGCAAAGATAGGGTGTCCTTTATAAATAGGAAATCCCCATTTGTAATGGAATAAATGTCTCATTCTCATTATAAATGGGGATATATAAAATAAGAAGTTTACTTTAACTTTGCTAAAAGTTGGGATTAATAACTGTAAATCTTCGCTTTTATAGGGGATGTTTTTAATGGTGGAACAAGCGGATACCCGTAAATGCCATTGCCATATTATACTTGTCGCAAGTGCTGATAACATGGTCGTCACGTACAGAACCGCCCGGTTGTGCAATGTAGCTGACCCCGCTCTTATGTGCTCTTTCGATATTATCTCCAAACGGGAAGAAAGCATCCGAACCTAAGGATACTCCTGTCATGGTGTCCAGCCAAGCGCGTTTTTCTTCGCGGGTCAGTACTTCCGGCTTTTCAGTGAAGAACTGTTGCCAAACGCCGTCTGCCAATACATCTTCGTGGTCTTCTGAAATATATACGTCGATGGTATTGTCGCGGTCGGCACGGCGAATCTTCTCAATCCACGGCAGATTCATCACCTTCGGGTGCTGGCGTAAATACCATATATCAGCTTTGTTGCCTGCCAGGCGCGTACAGTGAATGCGGGATTGTTGACCTGCACCGATACCAATCGCCTGTCCGTCCTTTGCATAACATACAGAGTTGGATTGTGTATATTTCAAAGTGATTAGGGCAATAATCAAATCACGTTTTGCGTCAGCCGGAATTTCTTTGTTGGCTGTGGGCATCTCTTTCAAAAGGCTTTCGTCAATTTTCAGTTCGTTTCTACCTTGTTCGAAAGTCACGCCGAACACATCTTTGTGTTCGATAGGAGCCGGACGATAAGCAGGGTCTATCTTTATTACATTATATGTACCTTTTCTTTTATTTCTCAGGATTTCCAAAGCTTCGGGAGTATAATCCGGTGCAATAACGCCATCGGACACTTCACGATTAATGATGCGTGCTGTCTCTTCGTCGCAAGTATCGGATAATGCGATAAAATCTCCATAAGACGACATGCGGTCTGCGCCGCGTGCACGTGCATATGCTGTTGCCAGCGGTGACAGTTTTACGTCATCTACAAAATAAATCTTTTTCAGCGTATCGCTCATCTCCACTGCGACGGCGGCACCCGCCGGGCTGACATGTTTAAAGGAAGCGGCAGCCGGTAGTCCGGTAGCTTCTTTCAGTTCCTTTACTAATTGCCAACTGTTGAACGCATCCAGCAGATTGATGTAACCGGGGCGTCCGTTCAGAACTTCGATGGGGAGTTCACCTTCTTTCATAAAAATACGGGCAGGCTTTTGATTAGGGTTGCAGCCGTATTTCAATTCGAGTTCGTTTGCCATTTTATTGATTATTACGAGTTATTAATTACAAATTGATAGCGACAAAATTACTAAAAAAAGACAAGCTCACCTATACTTGTGATGTAAAATAGTAGCATGTAATTAGTATTTTGGGTTTTGTAATGGTTCAAAATACCTATAAATGATGATTGTATT
This portion of the Bacteroides acidifaciens genome encodes:
- a CDS encoding phosphoribosylaminoimidazolecarboxamide formyltransferase; amino-acid sequence: MANELELKYGCNPNQKPARIFMKEGELPIEVLNGRPGYINLLDAFNSWQLVKELKEATGLPAAASFKHVSPAGAAVAVEMSDTLKKIYFVDDVKLSPLATAYARARGADRMSSYGDFIALSDTCDEETARIINREVSDGVIAPDYTPEALEILRNKRKGTYNVIKIDPAYRPAPIEHKDVFGVTFEQGRNELKIDESLLKEMPTANKEIPADAKRDLIIALITLKYTQSNSVCYAKDGQAIGIGAGQQSRIHCTRLAGNKADIWYLRQHPKVMNLPWIEKIRRADRDNTIDVYISEDHEDVLADGVWQQFFTEKPEVLTREEKRAWLDTMTGVSLGSDAFFPFGDNIERAHKSGVSYIAQPGGSVRDDHVISTCDKYNMAMAFTGIRLFHH
- a CDS encoding family 20 glycosylhydrolase, giving the protein MFKQLSTSLLIVSACVFSACTSVVKQEVAILPTPVSLTEQSGAFVFKDEMKIGVSDQSLFPAVGYLQEILRNVVSSSVEVTADKNQVDVYFQLGNTGGNPGSYKLQSTPEFIRVEANDYSGIISAVTTIRQLLPAEIEMQGTKRTYSIPAVQIEDAPRFEWRGFMLDASRHFWNKEEVKHVLDLMSLYKLNKFHWHLTDDQGWRIEIEKYPLLTEKGAWRQFNNHDRTCMARAAEEDNTDFLIPEDKLRIVEGDTLYGGYYTHDDVKEIVAYAAQRGIDVIPEIDMPGHFLAAISQYPDLACDGLVGWGETFSSPICPGKDATLEFCRNVFKEVFELFPYEYVHMGGDEVEKNNWKKCPRCQKRIRTEKLGSVEELQAWFVRDMEKFFHANGKKLVGWDEVVKDGLSSDATIMWWRSWAKDALPTATTQQQKVIACPNDFFYFDYAQDQNSVKKILAFDPYADDSLSSEQKEYIWGVQANLWAEWIPTMKRIEYMIVPRMIALSEIAWAEPVAKPELDEFYRQLVPQFKRMDVMGVNYRIPDLQGFYKVNAFIDDATVNLTCPLPDTEIRYTTDGSMPNKQSSLYDGALKIKETTDFTFRTFRKDGSPSDVVRTKYVKAPYAEAATTPASLQPGLKAVWHDFRGNLCADIDAAPIKEEYVIESVSIPEGVKGDIGLVLTGYLEVPADGIYTFALLSDDGSTLKLDGELLGDNDGAHSPVEIIVQKALKAGLHPMEVRYFDCNGGVLQMELVNDKGEKTVLPKEWLKHE
- a CDS encoding cation diffusion facilitator family transporter, producing MSRENILIKTSWISTIGNAILSASKIIIGLLAGSLAVLGDGIDSATDVIISVVMIFTARVISRPPSKKYVFGYEKAESIATKILSLMIFYAGMQMLLSSVTSIFSDEVKEIPSAIAIYVTIFSIVGKLLLASYQYKQGKKIDSSMLTANAINMRNDVVISAGVLFGLIFTFIFKLPILDSITGLIISLFIIKSSIGIFLDSNVELMDGVKDVNVYNKIFEAVEKVPGASNPHRVRSRMIGNRYIITLDIEVNPQITITQAHEIAGAVEKSIESSIDNVYDILVHVEPAGECQTDEKFGVDKDMV